A genomic region of Anopheles coustani chromosome 3, idAnoCousDA_361_x.2, whole genome shotgun sequence contains the following coding sequences:
- the LOC131259238 gene encoding serine/threonine-protein kinase PAK 1: MADKVFKNIFGNRRAKDSERNKISEIGLPTNVVHGMHVSKNQQTGHLEGLPKSWIRMVDALITSDEQSKNPEAAYQAVKFYSYSIKKKEATEPFKPFITEDAIHEETESIDQFLDQKTTHKSVDSLAGSSEENETVPTAPPPPLPKKSMTLPPKPQLKPKPKNYISKVYKATDNLHLIDSDSRSNTMIIHHVPHLDTHQSSYEISSNVNNNNLDREVDDPDLILRPKETLARQPKSDEQVYYELKKICNLNDPLKRYEKTVEVGKGASGVVFIALDRNTGQKVAIKTIDMKNQSSKESILNEINVLKDFNHKNLVNFLEAYYLEDVDQLWVILEYMDGGPLTDVVTETVMKDRQIAAVCREVLLAISFLHAKGIIHRDIKSDNVLLGMDGSVKVTDFGFCANIEGDEKRQTMVGTPYWMAPEVVTRKQYGKKVDIWSLGIMAIEMIEGQPPYLNQAPLRALYLIAANGRPDVKSWDKLSDNLKDFLDRCLQVEVDMRASADELLSHPFLQDCMELRTLTPLIKAARRLLKRDQ, translated from the coding sequence ATGGCAGACAAGGTGTTTAAGAACATTTTTGGCAACAGGCGTGCGAAAGATTCGGAGCGGAATAAAATCTCCGAAATTGGCCTTCCCACTAACGTGGTGCACGGGATGCACGTGAGCAAGAACCAGCAAACTGGCCACCTGGAGGGTCTCCCGAAATCGTGGATCCGGATGGTGGACGCACTGATCACGTCCGATGAGCAGAGCAAAAATCCGGAAGCCGCCTATCAGGCGGTCAAGTTTTACAGCTACTCGATAAAGAAGAAAGAAGCCACTGAACCGTTCAAGCCGTTCATCACGGAGGATGCGATCCACGAGGAGACGGAATCGATCGACCAGTTTCTCGACcagaaaaccacacacaaaaGCGTCGACTCGCTGGCCGGGAGTAgcgaggaaaatgaaacagtaCCGACCGCCCCGCCGCCACCCCTGCCGAAGAAAAGCATGACGCTGCCGCCGAAGCCGCAGCTGAAGCCAAAGCCGAAGAACTACATCAGCAAGGTGTACAAGGCTACGGACAATCTGCACCTGATCGACTCGGACAGCAGAAGCAACACGATGATCATCCATCACGTGCCTCATCTCGATACGCACCAAAGTTCCTATGAAATCAGCTCGAacgtaaacaacaacaacctcgACCGGGAGGTGGACGACCCCGATCTGATCCTGCGACCAAAGGAGACGCTCGCCCGGCAGCCGAAAAGTGACGAGCAGGTGTACTACGAGCTGAAGAAAATCTGTAACCTTAACGACCCGCTCAAGCGGTACGAGAAGACGGTCGAGGTGGGCAAGGGTGCCTCGGGGGTTGTGTTCATTGCGCTGGATCGCAACACCGGCCAGAAGGTGGCCATCAAAACGATCGACATGAAGAACCAGTCGTCGAAGGAGTCGATTCTGAACGAGATCAACGTGCTGAAGGACTTCAACCACAAGAATTTGGTAAACTTCCTGGAGGCGTACTACTTGGAGGACGTCGACCAGCTGTGGGTCATCCTCGAGTACATGGACGGCGGACCGTTAACGGACGTCGTGACCGAGACGGTGATGAAGGACCGTCAGATTGCGGCCGTGTGTCGCGAGGTGCTGCTTGCCATCAGTTTCCTGCACGCCAAGGGCATCATACACCGCGACATCAAGTCGGACAACGTGCTGCTTGGTATGGACGGCTCGGTGAAGGTCACCGACTTTGGGTTCTGCGCCAACATCGAGGGCGACGAGAAGCGGCAGACCATGGTCGGCACACCGTACTGGATGGCGCCAGAGGTCGTCACGCGAAAGCAGTATGGTAAGAAGGTAGACATATGGTCGCTCGGCATCATGGCGATCGAGATGATCGAGGGCCAGCCGCCCTACCTGAACCAGGCTCCGTTGCGTGCGCTCTACCTGATCGCAGCGAACGGCCGGCCCGACGTGAAGAGCTGGGACAAGCTGTCGGACAACCTGAAAGACTTTCTCGATCGCTGCCTGCAGGTGGAGGTCGACATGCGCGCCTCTGCCGACGAACTGCTGAGCCATCCGTTCCTGCAGGACTGCATGGAGTTGCGGACGCTGACGCCACTCATCAAGGCCGCCCGGAGGTTGCTGAAGCGGGATCAATAA